A section of the Arabiibacter massiliensis genome encodes:
- the mobB gene encoding molybdopterin-guanine dinucleotide biosynthesis protein B — protein sequence MVNIPSPALAIVGRHNSGKTTLIEQLIAELVARGHDVGSVKHHSHVGFDIDYPGKDSYRHRAAGASETVIAAPGQVARIKTVSGEVECSDIVRSMPGHDIVIVEGYRKSGLPTIELMRSGNEADSRVAEVFAEGARRGWPLGTDFTQFTRGEVPPADDDAAREALRRAQAESREAAGDHFKTQHPDHVDISNKLPTSDTVAVVTDIAEARQAADLYNVPAFALDDIAGLADFVEAHYVRPRVTVVIQAGGESRRMGQSKATVPFAGRPLICRLIERLGPVSDDLVITTNEPDNLAFLHAEFPQYNIQLVCDAFDVRGALQGLYTALQAARNPYVAVVACDMVFASASLVVAEALAMNESGADIVVPVNKHGFEPFHAMYRRMGCLPAVRAALDRGEKRAQSFFGDVDVFEFTQDRVLEAEPMGGCFINANTPEELRNLEESFLEK from the coding sequence ATGGTCAACATCCCCAGCCCGGCCCTGGCTATCGTGGGCCGGCATAACTCAGGCAAGACGACGCTTATCGAGCAGCTCATCGCCGAGCTCGTGGCGCGCGGCCACGACGTGGGCAGCGTGAAGCACCACAGCCACGTGGGCTTCGACATCGACTACCCCGGCAAGGACTCCTACCGCCACCGCGCCGCCGGCGCGTCTGAGACGGTGATCGCCGCGCCGGGCCAGGTGGCGCGTATCAAGACGGTGTCGGGCGAGGTTGAGTGCTCCGACATCGTGCGCAGCATGCCCGGCCACGACATCGTCATCGTGGAGGGCTACCGCAAAAGCGGCCTGCCCACCATCGAGCTCATGCGCTCCGGCAACGAGGCCGACTCCCGCGTGGCCGAGGTGTTCGCCGAGGGCGCGCGCCGCGGTTGGCCGCTGGGCACGGACTTCACCCAGTTCACGCGCGGGGAGGTACCGCCGGCGGACGACGACGCGGCCCGCGAGGCGCTCCGTCGCGCCCAGGCCGAATCGCGCGAGGCGGCCGGCGATCACTTCAAGACGCAGCATCCCGACCACGTGGACATCTCCAACAAGCTGCCCACGTCCGACACGGTGGCCGTCGTCACCGACATCGCCGAGGCGCGCCAGGCGGCCGACCTCTACAACGTGCCCGCGTTCGCGCTCGACGACATCGCGGGGCTCGCGGACTTCGTCGAGGCCCATTACGTGCGGCCGCGCGTGACCGTGGTCATCCAGGCGGGCGGCGAGAGCCGGCGCATGGGGCAGAGCAAGGCGACGGTGCCCTTCGCGGGGCGGCCGCTCATCTGCCGCCTCATCGAGCGGCTCGGCCCCGTGTCCGACGACCTGGTCATCACCACGAACGAGCCCGACAACCTGGCCTTTCTGCACGCCGAGTTCCCGCAGTACAACATCCAGCTCGTGTGCGACGCCTTCGACGTGCGCGGGGCGCTGCAAGGGCTCTACACGGCGCTGCAGGCCGCGCGCAACCCGTACGTGGCCGTGGTGGCCTGCGACATGGTGTTCGCCTCGGCGTCGCTCGTGGTGGCCGAAGCGCTTGCCATGAACGAGTCCGGTGCCGACATCGTGGTGCCGGTGAACAAGCACGGCTTCGAGCCGTTCCATGCCATGTACCGCCGCATGGGCTGCCTGCCCGCCGTGCGCGCCGCGCTCGACCGGGGCGAGAAGCGCGCCCAGTCGTTCTTCGGCGACGTGGACGTGTTCGAGTTCACGCAGGACCGCGTGCTGGAGGCCGAGCCCATGGGCGGCTGCTTCATCAACGCGAACACGCCCGAGGAGCTGCGCAACCTCGAGGAATCGTTCCTCGAGAAGTAA
- a CDS encoding cytochrome c biogenesis protein CcdA, which produces MGFSLETSVPALTVFIQGLLSFFSPCVLPLIPLYVGYLAGGAAKTNDDGTIEYPRKKVFVNTLFFVVGVSFAFFLLGFGFTALGQFFTGNQRVFSVVAGIVMAAFGLYMLGAFGKTRAIETERRLPFNLGKFAMNPLVALVLGFTFSFAWTPCVGPVLASVLLMASSSASAAAGYALVGVYTLGFVLPFLAVGLFTGEVLRFFKSHGNVVKYTVKVGGALLIVMGIMTVTGWMNGVTSYLSNFGAAPAAQEQPADQGAGTSGGAPKATAPDDEDSSASAGAASDSDPDAQPAPLADLALTDQNGVEHKLSDYKGKTVFLNFWATWCGPCQREIPDIEALYNDRGKNEGDLVVLGVANPKTDEHPQNSDGTVDEVKAFIDEYGITYPVLMDTTGQLFAAYGVRSFPTTFMIDKDGNVFGYVAGTLTADVMDSIVEQTMSGERK; this is translated from the coding sequence ATGGGCTTCTCACTTGAGACGAGCGTTCCCGCGCTCACCGTGTTCATCCAGGGGCTCTTGAGCTTCTTCTCGCCGTGCGTGCTGCCGCTCATCCCGCTGTACGTGGGCTACCTGGCCGGCGGCGCGGCGAAAACGAACGATGACGGCACCATCGAGTACCCGCGCAAGAAGGTGTTCGTGAACACGCTGTTCTTCGTCGTGGGCGTGAGCTTCGCGTTCTTCCTGCTGGGCTTCGGGTTCACGGCGCTCGGGCAGTTCTTCACGGGCAACCAGCGCGTGTTCTCGGTGGTGGCCGGCATCGTCATGGCAGCGTTCGGCCTGTACATGCTGGGCGCGTTCGGCAAGACGCGCGCCATCGAGACAGAGCGCCGCCTGCCGTTCAACCTGGGCAAGTTCGCCATGAACCCGCTGGTGGCGCTCGTGCTGGGCTTCACGTTCAGCTTCGCGTGGACGCCGTGCGTGGGCCCGGTGCTGGCAAGCGTGCTGCTCATGGCGTCGTCGAGCGCCTCGGCGGCCGCGGGGTACGCGCTCGTGGGCGTGTACACGCTCGGGTTCGTGCTGCCGTTTCTGGCGGTGGGCCTGTTCACGGGCGAGGTGCTGCGGTTCTTCAAGTCGCACGGCAACGTGGTGAAGTACACGGTGAAGGTGGGCGGCGCGCTGCTCATCGTGATGGGCATCATGACCGTGACCGGGTGGATGAACGGCGTGACGAGCTACCTGTCGAACTTCGGCGCCGCGCCGGCCGCGCAGGAGCAGCCGGCCGATCAGGGCGCGGGCACGTCCGGCGGAGCTCCGAAGGCAACCGCACCCGACGACGAGGACTCTTCCGCCTCCGCCGGGGCTGCCTCCGATTCCGATCCCGACGCGCAGCCGGCTCCGCTCGCCGACCTCGCGCTCACGGACCAGAACGGCGTGGAGCACAAGCTGTCCGACTACAAGGGCAAGACGGTGTTCCTCAACTTCTGGGCTACCTGGTGCGGGCCGTGCCAACGCGAGATCCCCGACATCGAGGCGCTGTACAACGACCGCGGCAAGAACGAGGGCGACCTCGTGGTGCTCGGCGTGGCCAACCCCAAGACCGACGAGCATCCGCAGAACAGCGACGGCACCGTGGACGAGGTGAAGGCGTTCATCGACGAGTACGGCATCACGTATCCCGTGCTCATGGACACGACAGGCCAGCTGTTCGCCGCCTACGGCGTCCGGTCGTTCCCGACCACGTTCATGATCGACAAGGACGGCAACGTGTTCGGCTACGTGGCCGGCACGCTCACCGCCGACGTCATGGACAGCATCGTCGAGCAAACCATGTCCGGCGAGCGGAAGTAA
- a CDS encoding Rrf2 family transcriptional regulator: MNSDFIVAVHALVFLNHNQGIVSSEMLADNVCTNAARIRKIMAPLKRAGLVEGREGNEGGYRFTADACATSLAAVADALGVRFVEARWHSGSADKKCLVASGMAGIMDDIFADLDAGVRDRLAGITIASIDERIFAR, translated from the coding sequence ATGAACAGCGACTTCATCGTGGCGGTGCACGCGCTCGTGTTCCTCAACCACAACCAGGGCATCGTGTCGAGCGAGATGCTCGCCGACAACGTGTGCACGAACGCCGCGCGCATCCGCAAGATCATGGCACCGCTCAAGCGTGCCGGCCTGGTGGAGGGACGCGAGGGCAACGAGGGCGGCTACCGCTTCACCGCCGACGCGTGCGCCACCAGCTTGGCCGCCGTGGCCGACGCGCTGGGGGTGCGCTTCGTCGAGGCGCGCTGGCACAGCGGCAGCGCCGACAAGAAATGCCTGGTGGCTTCCGGCATGGCGGGCATCATGGACGACATCTTCGCCGACCTGGACGCGGGCGTGCGCGACCGGCTGGCCGGCATCACCATCGCATCCATCGACGAGCGCATCTTCGCGCGGTAA
- a CDS encoding FAD-binding protein yields MESQGISRRSFLGGAAGIGALAAMGLAGCAPKAAGTAEAEAASDAKGAASTAVADNNVVAVDDGSAAITVDWLGAAPEVAEGDITETKDTDLLIVGAGNGGMIAGAYASDQKMDFILCEKGSEVGATRHWFNAVDTKPFTDQGVHTDRARIHGEFARYSSGTCDHSLINMWMNESNDMFEYVDKYMSAAGAVVIADEFDMPGGMGATPFYTPSGEHHYGNAEGGREGVPVRNELFEKVMNDNGYEVSYKHELVKLVKDDSGRVTGAIFKTDGGYTQINAKKGVLLTTGGYSANPAMLSALSPITTASVTALGYNQNNTGDGIKAALWAGAVKDITSATMIFDRGLVAPGTTAGYTEESVKAGNPQWPGNGQFNPGTQPFLKVNLRGERFTLESADYDYLPHAAAQQPGGVYVSVWDGNFGDDVQRFHTLGCSAGTRMGVLGAKREDGSYDLDKYFEKELADGRLQKADTLDELADKLGLDADAKKTFLATCERYNELFDMQEDVDFGKEAYRLSELRTPPFFGATLGGTLLTTIDGIRINADCQALGTDFQPIEGLYAAGDCSGSLFSGNYPDQMHGVACGRTMTEALHVVKLLAGK; encoded by the coding sequence ATGGAATCACAGGGAATCTCGCGACGCAGCTTCTTGGGCGGGGCGGCAGGCATCGGCGCGCTGGCCGCGATGGGCCTGGCCGGCTGCGCGCCGAAGGCCGCCGGCACCGCCGAGGCCGAGGCCGCGTCCGACGCGAAGGGTGCCGCTTCCACCGCCGTCGCCGACAACAACGTCGTAGCCGTGGACGACGGCAGCGCCGCCATCACGGTGGACTGGCTGGGCGCCGCGCCCGAGGTGGCCGAGGGCGACATCACCGAGACGAAGGACACCGACCTCTTGATCGTGGGCGCGGGCAACGGCGGCATGATCGCCGGCGCGTACGCGTCCGACCAGAAGATGGACTTCATCCTCTGCGAGAAGGGCTCCGAGGTGGGCGCCACGCGCCACTGGTTCAACGCGGTGGACACCAAGCCCTTCACCGACCAGGGCGTGCACACCGACCGCGCCCGCATCCACGGCGAGTTCGCCCGCTATTCCAGCGGCACGTGCGACCACAGCCTCATCAACATGTGGATGAACGAGAGCAACGACATGTTCGAGTACGTCGACAAGTACATGAGCGCGGCCGGCGCCGTGGTCATCGCCGACGAGTTCGACATGCCGGGCGGCATGGGCGCCACCCCCTTCTACACCCCCTCGGGCGAGCACCACTACGGCAACGCCGAAGGCGGCCGCGAGGGCGTGCCGGTGCGCAACGAGCTGTTCGAGAAGGTCATGAACGACAACGGCTACGAGGTGTCCTACAAGCACGAGCTGGTGAAGCTGGTGAAGGACGACTCCGGCCGCGTGACCGGCGCCATCTTCAAGACCGATGGCGGCTACACGCAGATCAACGCCAAGAAGGGCGTGCTGCTCACCACCGGCGGCTACTCCGCGAACCCGGCGATGCTCTCGGCGCTCTCGCCCATCACCACGGCGTCCGTGACCGCGCTGGGCTACAACCAGAACAACACGGGCGACGGCATCAAGGCGGCGCTCTGGGCGGGCGCGGTGAAGGACATCACGAGCGCGACGATGATCTTCGACCGCGGCCTCGTGGCCCCCGGCACCACCGCCGGCTACACCGAGGAGTCCGTCAAGGCCGGCAATCCCCAGTGGCCCGGCAACGGCCAGTTCAACCCCGGCACGCAGCCCTTCCTCAAGGTGAACCTGCGCGGCGAGCGCTTCACCCTGGAATCCGCCGACTACGACTACCTGCCGCACGCAGCGGCGCAGCAGCCCGGCGGCGTGTACGTGAGCGTGTGGGACGGCAACTTCGGCGACGACGTGCAGCGCTTCCATACGCTGGGCTGCTCGGCCGGCACCCGCATGGGCGTGCTGGGCGCCAAGCGCGAGGACGGCTCCTACGATCTGGACAAATACTTCGAGAAGGAGCTGGCCGACGGCCGTCTGCAGAAGGCCGACACGCTCGACGAGCTGGCCGACAAGCTGGGCCTCGACGCTGACGCCAAGAAGACGTTCCTCGCCACCTGCGAGCGCTACAACGAGCTGTTCGACATGCAGGAGGACGTGGACTTCGGCAAGGAGGCCTACCGCCTCTCCGAGCTGCGCACGCCGCCGTTCTTCGGCGCGACGTTGGGCGGCACGCTGCTCACCACCATCGACGGCATCCGCATCAACGCCGACTGCCAGGCGCTCGGCACCGACTTCCAGCCCATCGAGGGTCTCTACGCGGCCGGCGACTGCTCGGGGTCGCTCTTCAGCGGCAACTACCCCGACCAGATGCACGGCGTGGCCTGCGGCCGCACGATGACCGAGGCCCTGCACGTGGTGAAGCTGCTGGCCGGCAAGTAA
- a CDS encoding helix-turn-helix transcriptional regulator, protein MDDETVKKKLGAEIKRQRIAAGWSQQQFASMLGMNRTRLREIENGTGNPQLSTLFRVADGLGTTLPILFGSLERC, encoded by the coding sequence ATGGATGACGAAACGGTCAAAAAGAAACTGGGAGCCGAGATCAAACGGCAGAGGATCGCCGCCGGGTGGTCGCAGCAGCAGTTCGCCTCCATGCTCGGCATGAACCGCACGCGCCTTCGCGAGATAGAGAACGGCACGGGCAATCCGCAGCTCAGCACGCTGTTCCGTGTGGCCGACGGACTGGGAACCACCCTTCCGATCCTGTTCGGCTCTTTGGAGCGATGCTGA
- a CDS encoding FAD-dependent oxidoreductase: MLNEERISRRNFVGAALAGSMGLAATSILGGCSPSGSADAPAASGGADAGSWTQEADVVVVGAGAGGFAAAIEAANAGASVLLLEKGNAIGGDSVLCDGILGAAGSRLAKEAGVDATVDDVYAWFMAHPEWYGPKDPEVVRVNADKGGETIDWLQDLGVPFEPEVAPRFGYTELPVIHQVDGKGAAMVQVLADAADKAGVQTLLETRATKLVTDDAGRVIGVEATQKSDAVRFKANKGVVMATGSYAGSTDMLATMNAECANLLPGSHPGATGDGVAMAFEVGAFTGRTSELPLMSSLAGLETKTSIININYGQRIPGLWLDANGERFFNEETPYENPNGHRAILRKQNEQGRPVVLLLPTTPELEALLAVRPLEWATGETVEEVAAQVGLDGAKVKATVDRYNGFCEAGRDDDFGRPAELLVPMTGPFYAASVMVSTSVTMGGFKTNAQAQALRLKGMGADAIVEPIPGLYAAGVVCEWNCAAGATVLSAMTLGRVAGQNAAAGA; this comes from the coding sequence ATGTTGAACGAGGAGAGAATCTCGCGAAGGAACTTCGTCGGCGCCGCGCTTGCCGGATCGATGGGGCTCGCCGCCACGTCAATCCTGGGCGGGTGCAGCCCGTCGGGCTCCGCTGACGCGCCCGCCGCATCGGGTGGGGCCGACGCGGGCTCGTGGACGCAGGAGGCCGACGTCGTGGTGGTGGGCGCGGGTGCGGGCGGGTTCGCGGCTGCCATCGAGGCCGCCAACGCCGGCGCGAGCGTGCTTCTGCTGGAGAAAGGCAACGCCATCGGCGGCGATTCGGTGCTGTGCGACGGCATCCTGGGCGCGGCCGGCTCGCGGCTCGCGAAGGAGGCGGGCGTGGACGCGACCGTCGACGACGTGTACGCGTGGTTCATGGCGCACCCCGAGTGGTACGGCCCGAAGGACCCCGAGGTCGTGCGCGTGAACGCCGACAAGGGCGGCGAGACGATCGACTGGCTCCAGGACCTCGGCGTTCCCTTCGAGCCCGAGGTGGCGCCCCGCTTCGGCTACACCGAGCTGCCGGTGATCCACCAGGTGGACGGCAAGGGCGCCGCGATGGTGCAGGTGCTCGCCGACGCCGCCGACAAGGCCGGCGTGCAGACGCTGCTCGAGACGCGCGCGACGAAGCTCGTCACGGACGACGCAGGCCGCGTGATCGGCGTCGAGGCGACGCAGAAGTCCGATGCCGTGCGCTTCAAGGCGAACAAGGGCGTGGTCATGGCCACCGGCAGCTACGCCGGCAGCACCGACATGCTGGCCACCATGAACGCCGAGTGCGCCAACCTGCTGCCCGGCTCGCATCCCGGGGCCACCGGCGACGGCGTGGCCATGGCGTTCGAGGTGGGCGCGTTCACCGGCCGCACGTCCGAGCTGCCGCTCATGAGCTCGCTCGCGGGCCTCGAGACGAAGACGTCCATCATCAACATCAACTACGGCCAGCGCATTCCCGGCCTGTGGCTCGACGCGAACGGCGAGCGCTTCTTCAACGAGGAGACACCCTACGAGAACCCCAACGGGCACCGCGCCATCCTGCGCAAGCAGAACGAGCAGGGGCGTCCCGTCGTCCTGCTGCTTCCCACCACGCCCGAGCTCGAGGCCCTGCTGGCCGTGCGCCCGCTCGAATGGGCCACGGGCGAGACCGTGGAGGAGGTGGCCGCGCAGGTGGGCCTCGACGGCGCGAAGGTGAAGGCCACGGTGGACCGTTACAACGGCTTCTGCGAAGCAGGCCGCGACGACGACTTCGGCCGTCCCGCCGAGCTCCTCGTTCCCATGACCGGCCCGTTCTACGCGGCGTCGGTGATGGTGAGCACCTCGGTGACCATGGGCGGCTTCAAGACGAATGCCCAGGCCCAGGCGCTGCGGCTCAAGGGCATGGGCGCCGACGCCATCGTTGAACCCATTCCCGGCCTGTACGCCGCAGGCGTGGTGTGCGAGTGGAACTGCGCCGCCGGAGCCACCGTGCTCTCCGCCATGACCCTCGGCCGCGTCGCCGGCCAGAACGCGGCGGCGGGCGCGTAA
- a CDS encoding 4Fe-4S binding protein has product MPNLIDIVEVAEALETKAVYLAPDRCVVVRNRHASCAKCADACPSGAVFAANNVLELDEGMCVACGACTTACPTEALIPLQPLDEDLAAAVADAVVATDGAAVFACARIASKHVGDPTKYAEVPCLARMEESVLLGLAARGVRDIVLVDGTCATCKFRANVPGIDAVVASANDLIATQGSDIRVVRASEFPEVALLEDRQKLLGASRRGFFTQARSRAKDAAGKTVEVVAFKNDGSRGPSLRERLKMSDAGTLPQFNPERRMRVLDAMDQLGQPVVPEIDTRLFGSVSIDAEKCSACGMCTVFCPTGALKKSELEPEDGEGSLLEFSAADCVQCNLCADACLKNCLTVSATVSTEELFDFEPRLIHLPDPPKRTGILSSLKR; this is encoded by the coding sequence ATGCCTAACCTCATCGACATAGTGGAAGTGGCCGAGGCGCTGGAGACGAAGGCGGTGTATTTGGCCCCCGATCGCTGCGTGGTCGTGCGCAACCGCCACGCCTCGTGCGCAAAGTGCGCCGACGCGTGCCCGTCTGGCGCCGTGTTCGCGGCGAACAACGTGCTCGAACTCGACGAGGGGATGTGCGTGGCCTGCGGCGCGTGCACGACGGCCTGCCCCACCGAGGCGCTCATCCCGCTGCAGCCGCTCGACGAGGACCTGGCGGCTGCGGTGGCCGATGCGGTGGTGGCCACGGACGGTGCGGCCGTGTTCGCGTGCGCGCGCATCGCGTCGAAGCACGTGGGCGACCCGACGAAGTACGCCGAGGTGCCCTGCCTCGCCCGCATGGAGGAGAGCGTGCTCCTGGGCCTGGCCGCGCGCGGCGTGCGCGACATCGTGCTGGTGGACGGAACGTGCGCCACCTGCAAGTTCCGCGCCAACGTGCCCGGCATCGACGCTGTCGTGGCCTCGGCGAACGACCTCATCGCCACGCAGGGCTCCGACATCCGCGTGGTGCGGGCGTCGGAGTTTCCCGAGGTGGCGCTGCTGGAGGATCGGCAGAAGCTGCTCGGCGCGTCGCGGCGCGGGTTTTTCACGCAGGCGCGCTCGCGGGCGAAGGACGCGGCCGGCAAGACCGTCGAGGTGGTGGCGTTCAAGAACGACGGCTCGCGGGGCCCATCGCTGCGCGAGCGGCTGAAGATGTCCGACGCGGGAACGCTTCCGCAGTTCAACCCCGAGCGCCGCATGCGCGTGCTCGACGCGATGGACCAGCTCGGCCAGCCCGTCGTGCCCGAGATCGACACGCGGCTGTTCGGCAGCGTGAGCATCGACGCGGAGAAGTGCAGCGCGTGCGGCATGTGCACGGTGTTCTGCCCCACGGGCGCGCTCAAGAAGAGCGAGCTTGAGCCCGAGGACGGCGAGGGGAGCCTTCTCGAGTTCTCGGCGGCCGACTGCGTTCAGTGCAACCTCTGCGCCGACGCGTGCCTGAAGAACTGCCTGACGGTGAGCGCGACCGTGTCCACCGAGGAGCTGTTCGACTTCGAGCCGCGCCTCATCCACCTGCCCGACCCGCCCAAGCGCACCGGCATCCTCTCCAGCCTCAAGCGGTAG
- a CDS encoding helix-turn-helix transcriptional regulator — MKRVREAGSAQGGAVLACVVALAIMGCAGGILNASLYARVAAYCGIAREISTLTGGALFLVIFLAATRKPALLDRRLLTMAALGCAVTAAFVLEFGLGSQNGPLTVAGFLFSNAASVWSSVLIVCALASLPSSKAALAAVVCGMALGEVVRVLHPPVGFEVGVVEVMAFYAVIIALLYRRGGAKLDEVARSASPASLELSNPESFLRPAHALFLCVALFSVATGYGLTLNEVSHAPISVDVSAVVLVGVAAWMLLSKSAEKEDQLFSFSVLLVVAGFIIAPFTFLNDLPSANALLRIGVRCFDMLVWLVVLAVGRRNLLALLPTYALVRFMSAVGTDVGAVAGHTTNDIVGTNGDAAMLIAEVVLFAFVAFLWLGFRRFSFSETIRGVVGMGAPTPREEAPAAEPAVEPGSSIEERCARLGEEHGLTERETEIFAMLARGRNGQFVMEHYVVSRNTVKSHVKHIYAKLDVHSQQELIDLVEHAE, encoded by the coding sequence ATGAAACGCGTGCGGGAGGCGGGAAGCGCCCAGGGAGGCGCGGTGCTCGCGTGCGTCGTCGCGCTGGCCATCATGGGCTGCGCGGGCGGCATCCTGAACGCGAGCCTTTACGCGCGCGTGGCTGCGTACTGCGGCATCGCGCGCGAGATATCCACGCTCACCGGCGGCGCGCTGTTCCTCGTGATCTTCCTCGCAGCCACGCGCAAGCCCGCGCTGCTCGACCGACGGCTGCTCACGATGGCGGCGCTCGGATGCGCGGTGACCGCGGCGTTCGTCTTGGAGTTCGGCCTGGGCTCGCAGAACGGCCCGCTCACGGTGGCGGGCTTCCTGTTCTCGAACGCGGCCTCCGTCTGGTCGTCGGTGCTCATCGTCTGCGCGCTCGCTTCGCTGCCGTCGTCGAAGGCGGCGCTCGCGGCCGTGGTGTGCGGCATGGCGCTCGGCGAGGTGGTGCGCGTGCTGCATCCGCCCGTCGGCTTCGAGGTGGGCGTGGTGGAGGTGATGGCCTTCTACGCGGTCATCATCGCGCTGCTGTACCGACGGGGAGGGGCGAAGCTCGACGAGGTGGCCCGCAGCGCGTCGCCCGCCAGCTTGGAGCTTTCGAACCCCGAGTCGTTCCTGCGGCCCGCGCACGCGCTGTTCTTGTGCGTCGCGCTGTTCAGCGTGGCGACGGGCTACGGGCTCACGCTCAACGAGGTGTCGCATGCGCCCATCAGCGTGGACGTGTCGGCGGTCGTGCTGGTGGGTGTGGCCGCATGGATGCTGCTGTCGAAGAGCGCGGAGAAGGAGGACCAGCTGTTCTCGTTCTCGGTGCTTCTGGTGGTGGCCGGCTTCATCATCGCGCCGTTCACGTTTCTGAACGACCTCCCTTCGGCCAACGCCCTTCTGCGCATCGGAGTGCGCTGCTTCGACATGCTCGTGTGGCTGGTGGTGCTGGCGGTGGGGCGGCGCAACCTGCTGGCGCTTCTGCCCACCTACGCGCTCGTGCGCTTCATGAGCGCCGTCGGCACCGACGTGGGCGCGGTGGCGGGGCACACCACCAACGACATCGTGGGCACGAACGGCGACGCGGCCATGCTCATCGCCGAGGTCGTGCTGTTCGCGTTCGTGGCCTTCCTGTGGCTGGGCTTCCGCAGGTTCAGCTTCTCGGAGACGATTCGCGGCGTGGTGGGGATGGGCGCGCCGACGCCGCGCGAGGAGGCGCCCGCTGCCGAGCCGGCGGTGGAGCCGGGTTCCAGCATCGAGGAGCGCTGCGCCCGCCTGGGGGAGGAGCACGGCCTGACCGAGCGCGAGACCGAGATCTTCGCCATGCTGGCGCGCGGCCGCAACGGCCAGTTCGTGATGGAGCACTACGTGGTGTCGCGCAACACCGTGAAAAGCCACGTCAAGCACATCTACGCCAAGCTCGACGTCCACTCCCAGCAAGAGCTCATCGACCTCGTGGAGCACGCGGAGTAG